A single Mytilus trossulus isolate FHL-02 chromosome 12, PNRI_Mtr1.1.1.hap1, whole genome shotgun sequence DNA region contains:
- the LOC134693482 gene encoding E3 SUMO-protein ligase ZBED1-like, whose product MLKENILSDLKMSFKSVLEHFTVPDDFQNGNTFKGKCMHCGTLISGSYKVTSNFVTHMKRKHRDLYILHSENKEIQPTLTQCIKKSVKYSPSDPKQLEMTNALIMFIAGDLLPLSIVKSEEFKNLMEKADTKYQVPSRKHLSSKLLHEKSVEIKNNLVNTLKRAESVCLTIDLWSSRQMRGFLGITGHFILDWAMKSVMICCKRFTMMVKCNGKMLK is encoded by the exons atgttgaaagaaaacattttatcaGATTTAAAAATGAGCTTCAAGAGTGTACTGGAACATTTTACTGTTCCTGATGACTTCCAAAATGGAAATACTTTCAAAGGAAAATGTATGCATTGTGGCACCCTCATTAGTGGAAGTTATAAAGTTACATCCAACTTTGTTACACATATGAAG AGAAAACACAGAGATTTGTACATTCTGCATTCTGAGAATAAAGAAATTCAACCAACATTGAcacaatgcataaaaaaaagtgtaaaatattCACCGTCTGATCCAAAACAGTTAGAAATGACAAATGCTCTTATAATGTTCATAGCTGGGGATCTTTTACCACTCTCTATTGTCAAAAGTGAAGAATTTAAAAACTTGATGGAAAAAGCTGACACTAAGTATCAAGTGCCTAGCAGAAAGCATTTATCTTCGAAACTTCTACATGAAAAATcggttgaaataaaaaataaccttGTAAATACTCTTAAAAGAGCTGAAAGTGTGTGTTTAACCATTGATCTCTGGTCTAGTAGACAAATGAGAGGATTTTTGGGAATCACAGGCCACTTTATTTTGGACTGGGCTATGAAGTCTGTCATGATATGCTGTAAACGATTCACGATGATGGTCAAATGTAATGGGAAAATGCTTAAATAA
- the LOC134693598 gene encoding uncharacterized protein LOC134693598, whose product MCTCDAGYTGHHSIHLTTERSTLAFLTTTHRSTQKILTATSKLCIDDQFFNCQNPVICKSEFRNNCPLSCGICVPEPTTTKKPCIDNILLNCQDHSICSSKLSQHCPATCGICVVSATTQSQGHRIVRKLILFNKYTQCWHWKF is encoded by the exons ATGTGTACATGTGATGCAGGATATACTGGACATCATT cTATACACCTCACAACAGAAAGAAGTACACTAGCTTTTCTAACTACAACACACAGAAGTACACAAAAGATACTCACTGCAACATCAAAACTTTGTATCGATGATCAATTTTTCAACTGTCAGAATCCAGTCATATGTAAATCGGAATTCAGAAACAATTGTCCATTAAGTTGTGGAATATGTG TTCCAGAGCCAACAACTACCAAGAAGCCTTGCATTGATAACATATTATTGAATTGCCAAGACCACAGTATTTGTTCATCAAAGTTAAGCCAACATTGTCCTGCCACCTGTGGTATTTGTGTTGTTTCTG CAACAACACAAAGCCAAGGTCACAGAATCGTGCGTAAGcttattttgttcaataaataCACACAATGTTGGCATTGGAAATTTTAA